A genome region from Streptomyces antimycoticus includes the following:
- a CDS encoding sensor histidine kinase, producing MAVPRGGRRRWQWWVISLGASGYWLGYAGLWLISEPRVGSVLNPAFATAGGQWAFDHLDTYAEAEPWVLRSVAAAVTAALCCRAALSRGAERRDWALLATAYPACVSLLLSQWGEGVPTIVARTVGSAVWAAAICLGVSRTGIWRLDRSTSHRLARAFVLTSLAAVVVCAVVAVQAGLPSVRSGATTVTAGCALVLGWGLRPSARWLTLCVERAFYGPRARPHEAVSALAVRLQQAPHPGEVPQQICRSAVEDLGVSGAAVSVDTRAGPRRLASEGAQLTGPVQTFLLRHHGRTVGRLEVSRDGSGTPAERDSGLLSLLADQAAPALAALRLAEEAQAARERLVLAREEERRRLRREIHDGLGPQLAAVRLRLDIAQTSCPPGHPATPQLCEAAETLAEALVEVRRITAGLAPAALAERGLAGAVRDLAHRLGVAGLRVSVASRPAALPPLSPGVETAAYRIAAESLTNAVRHARARQVSVELTAGPDTLEVKVTDDGSGLRETAVPGVGLASVTERAEEIGGSCSVAGSATGTVVHAVLPLAGPGEHGNPEEHRKPTGHEACRTLLKTSRPMSRAP from the coding sequence ATGGCTGTTCCCCGGGGCGGGCGCCGCCGGTGGCAGTGGTGGGTGATCAGCCTGGGCGCGTCCGGCTACTGGCTCGGGTACGCGGGGCTGTGGCTGATCAGCGAGCCCCGGGTGGGCTCCGTGCTCAACCCGGCGTTCGCCACCGCGGGCGGCCAGTGGGCCTTCGACCATCTCGACACCTACGCCGAGGCCGAACCCTGGGTGCTGCGCAGCGTCGCGGCGGCCGTGACCGCCGCCCTGTGCTGCCGCGCCGCCCTCTCCCGCGGCGCCGAGCGGCGCGACTGGGCGCTGCTGGCCACCGCCTATCCCGCCTGTGTCTCGCTCCTTCTGTCCCAGTGGGGCGAGGGCGTGCCCACCATCGTGGCCCGCACCGTCGGCAGCGCCGTATGGGCCGCCGCGATCTGCCTCGGCGTCTCCCGCACCGGCATATGGCGGCTGGACCGCTCCACCAGCCACCGCCTCGCCCGTGCCTTCGTGCTCACCTCACTGGCGGCCGTGGTGGTCTGCGCGGTCGTCGCCGTCCAGGCCGGACTCCCCTCCGTAAGAAGCGGGGCCACCACCGTCACCGCCGGCTGCGCCCTGGTGCTGGGCTGGGGCCTGCGGCCCAGCGCCCGCTGGCTCACCCTCTGCGTCGAGCGGGCCTTCTACGGGCCCCGGGCCCGCCCGCACGAAGCCGTGAGTGCCCTCGCCGTAAGGCTGCAACAGGCCCCGCACCCCGGCGAGGTGCCCCAGCAGATCTGCCGCAGCGCCGTGGAGGACCTCGGCGTCTCCGGCGCCGCCGTCAGCGTCGACACCCGCGCCGGGCCCCGGCGGCTGGCCTCCGAGGGGGCCCAGCTGACCGGCCCGGTCCAGACGTTCCTGCTGCGCCACCACGGCCGCACCGTCGGCCGCCTCGAGGTCTCCCGCGACGGCTCCGGCACCCCGGCGGAACGCGACAGCGGACTGCTCTCCCTCCTCGCCGACCAGGCCGCCCCCGCGCTCGCCGCGCTGCGCCTGGCCGAGGAGGCCCAGGCCGCCCGGGAGCGGCTGGTGCTCGCCCGCGAAGAGGAGCGCCGCCGGCTGCGCCGGGAGATCCACGACGGACTCGGCCCCCAACTGGCCGCCGTAAGGCTGCGCCTGGACATCGCGCAGACCTCCTGTCCGCCCGGCCACCCCGCCACCCCGCAACTGTGCGAGGCCGCCGAGACGCTCGCCGAGGCGCTGGTCGAGGTGCGACGGATCACCGCGGGCCTGGCCCCGGCCGCGCTGGCCGAGCGCGGACTGGCCGGTGCGGTCCGGGACCTGGCGCACCGGCTGGGCGTCGCCGGGCTACGGGTCAGCGTGGCCAGCCGCCCCGCGGCGCTGCCTCCGCTGTCGCCCGGCGTCGAGACGGCCGCGTACCGGATCGCGGCGGAGTCGCTGACCAACGCCGTACGACACGCCAGGGCGCGCCAGGTGAGCGTCGAGCTGACCGCGGGTCCGGACACCCTGGAGGTCAAGGTCACCGACGACGGAAGCGGGCTGCGCGAGACGGCGGTGCCCGGTGTGGGCCTCGCGTCGGTCACCGAACGGGCCGAGGAGATCGGCGGCTCCTGCTCGGTGGCCGGATCGGCGACCGGCACGGTGGTGCACGCGGTACTGCCGCTCGCCGGACCGGGCGAACACGGGAACCCCGAGGAGCACCGGAAGCCCACGGGTCACGAGGCGTGCCGGACGCTGCTCAAGACGAGCAGACCGATGAGCCGGGCGCCTTAG